GCGAGCTCGGGGGCGACACCGGGACCGGAGTCCCGCACGACCGCGCGCACGTCGCGGTCCGCCACCCGTACGTCCACCTCGACCCGGCCGCCATGCGTGCCTGCGAGGGCGTCGAAGGCGTTGTCGACGAGGTTGCCCACCACCGTGACGAGATCGGCGGACAGCCGGTCGTCCACCCGCGGCAGGTGCGCGGTGTCGGCGAGCCGCAGCTCCACCCCACGCTCGGACACGAGGCTGGCCTTCGCGATGAGCAGGGCCGCGAGTGCGGGGTCGTGGACGCGCCCCGTCACCTCCCTGCTGAGCTCGGCCTGCGCGTCGCTCAGTGTCCTGACGTAGTGGACCACCTCGTCGAACTCACCGAGCTGGATGAGCCCCGAGATGGTGTGCAGCTGGTTGGCGAACTCGTGCGTCTGGGCGCGGAGGGTGTCGGTCGTGTTCCTCGTGGTGCCGAGCTCCTCCTGCAGCCGTACCAGCTCGGTACGGTCGCGGAACGTCGTGACCGACCCGATCTCGCGGCCGCGCGACCACACCGGACGCCGGTTGAGGGTGAGGACGCGCCCGCCCGCGACCACCGCCTGGTCGGTGCCCTGCGCGCGCCCGGTGAGGACGTCACGCAGGGCCGGGGCCAGGTCGACCTCGTCGACCGAACGGCCCACGCAGTCCGCGGGGAGGCCGAGCAGCCCGGTCGCGACATCGTTGGCCAGCGTGATGTGGCCCTGCGGGTCGAGACCGACGACGCCTTCCTTGATGCCGTGCAGCATCGCGTCGCGGTGCTCCGCGAGACCGGTGATCTCGTGCGGCTCGAGGCCGTGGGTCTGCCGCTTCACCCGCCTCGCAAGCAGCCACGACCCGAGACCGCCGAGCAGGCTCGCGATCCCCAGGTACGTCACGAGGTTCGGCGTCGCCGTCGCAAGCCGCTCCCAGACGCTCGGGTAGGCGGTGCCGACGGCGACGATGCCGACGAACCCGCCCTCGTCGTCGAGCACCGGCACGTGCGCGACGACCGACGCGCCGTCACCCAGGTCGACGACGCCGGTCCACGAACGCGCGCCCGCGGCGGAGCCGTCACCGACCGCGAGCCGTTCGCCGACCCGGTCGGGATCGGGTGAGGTGACGATCGTGCCGTCGGGCTCGGCGACGAGGACGAACGTCGCGCCGGAGACCGACCGCGCTCCCTCGGCGACGCCGGGCAGCGCACGCGACGCCGCAGCGCGGCCCGCCGGTGCCGTCGTGGCGTCGAGCCGCGCGAGCGCCTGCCGTACGGCCGGCTGCGAGGCGAGGTTCTCCGCGACGGCGACGGCGCGCCGGCTCTCCAGCCGGCGGAAGCTCTCGGCCGACTGCGCGAGCGACACGGCCGCGACGACGAAGAGGACGGTCAGCACGATGAGCAGCTGGAGTGCGAGGAAACGGCCGGCGAGTGTCCTCGGTCTCACGCCCACACCTCCACGTCGAGTCCTGGTGCGCTGCAGGCCACAGGCCGTGGACACAACGACCACAACGTTCATTACGGTCGCAAGCGTGCCTGCGTCACCTGGACGCAACAGGATCGCAACAGCCCGTTCTCCGGGACGGGATGATCCGTGAGGCTACCGAAGACCGAGAGGCACCATGAGAACGCGCCGACGTACCGGACCGCTCGCCGCCTGTCTGGCGACGACGCTGCTGCTCGCCGCGTGCGGGACCACCGCGCAGGACGGCGACGACGCGGGCGGTGACGACGGACCGGCCACCGGCATGCGGGTCATGGTCGGCAACTCACCGGGCAGCGGCTACGACGTGATGTCGCGCCAGGTAGCGAAGGCCATGGAGGACGTCGAGATCGCCAGGGGCACGGACGTCTTCAACCTGCCGGGAGCCGACGGCACGGTCGCGCTGCAGCGCCTCGTCAACGAGAAGGGCAACGACAAGCTCCTCATGTCGACCGGGCTCGCGGTCGTCGGCGCCGTCGCCACCAACAACTCGAAGGCGACGCTCGGCGACGTCACACCGGTCGCGCGCGTGCTCGAGGAACCGAACATCATCGCCGTGCCGAAGGACTCGCCGTACCAGACGCTCGACCAGCTCGTCGACGCATGGAAGGCACGCCCGGGCAAGGTGACGGCGGGCGGCGGAGCAGTCGGCGGTCCCGACTACCTGCAGGTCATGCTGCTCGCCGAGGCCGTCGGCATCGACCCCAAGGACGTCAACTTCGTCCAGTACGACGGCGGCGGCGACCTGCTGCCCGCGCTCCTCGGCGGCAAGCTCGGCTTCGCCGCGTCCGGCTACAACGAGTGGGCGGAGCAGATCAAGTCCGGCGAGCTGCGAGTGCTCGCTGTCTCCAGCGCGAAGCGGCTCGACGTCCTCGACGCTCCGACGCTCAAGGAGGAGGGCGTCGACCTCGTGTTCTCCAACTGGCGCGGCTTCGTCGCGCCGCCCGGGCTCAGCGCGGACGAGCGGAAGCGGCTGACCACGATGTTCACCGACCTCCACGAGTCGGCGGAGTGGCAGCGGACGCTGCGCAAGAACGGCCAGTACGACGCGTTCCTCGCGGGCGAGGAGTTCGGCACGTTCATGGAGAAGCAGGACAGCCGCGTGTCCGGCGTGCTGGAGAAGGCCGGGATCGAGTGATCCTCCGGTGGCTTCGGGGCCGGTCGGAGCTCGGTGTCGCCGTCCTCCTCCTCGGCTTCGGCGTCCTCGTGCTGTGGGACGCAGCGCACATCTCGACGAACTTCACCCAACGCGGTCCCATCGGTCCGACCGTCGTGCCGATCCTGATCGGCGTGCTACTGCTCGCCT
Above is a genomic segment from Streptosporangiales bacterium containing:
- a CDS encoding PAS domain-containing protein, with product MNVVVVVSTACGLQRTRTRRGGVGVRPRTLAGRFLALQLLIVLTVLFVVAAVSLAQSAESFRRLESRRAVAVAENLASQPAVRQALARLDATTAPAGRAAASRALPGVAEGARSVSGATFVLVAEPDGTIVTSPDPDRVGERLAVGDGSAAGARSWTGVVDLGDGASVVAHVPVLDDEGGFVGIVAVGTAYPSVWERLATATPNLVTYLGIASLLGGLGSWLLARRVKRQTHGLEPHEITGLAEHRDAMLHGIKEGVVGLDPQGHITLANDVATGLLGLPADCVGRSVDEVDLAPALRDVLTGRAQGTDQAVVAGGRVLTLNRRPVWSRGREIGSVTTFRDRTELVRLQEELGTTRNTTDTLRAQTHEFANQLHTISGLIQLGEFDEVVHYVRTLSDAQAELSREVTGRVHDPALAALLIAKASLVSERGVELRLADTAHLPRVDDRLSADLVTVVGNLVDNAFDALAGTHGGRVEVDVRVADRDVRAVVRDSGPGVAPELAADVFRHGFTTKAAAGGHRRGLGLALTQIVCAGRGGEVTVHNDGGAVFTARLPMRSGGPP